A stretch of DNA from Aspergillus flavus chromosome 3, complete sequence:
TATGATAGCGTACCGGCAGCAACAAATCACCCTTGTCCAATGTGCTACTCCATTGCAGACGAGTATAGATCTTCTCGGAATCGATGCCGGTAGCCGCACCCAGCTTCTCGGCGATATGCTCTCTGTAGATATCGACGGGGTTcagggaaggaaaggagtTGGGGAACTTCGAGGTCTCGGTGGTGGACTGAAGCTTGAGCCCCTCCACGGCGACAGTAAGGTCAGCAGCAGATGCCATAGCTGCGACGGGGGTGTTCGTACTGAAACGTCGAGAAAGGAAGGGTGAGCGCCTAGGATTAAAATGCGAGAGGGGACAGGGACGACTGTATAAGGGAGAGCAATTATTTTGTGGACCGCAGGACTGCAGAGTCTGGAAAATGGCGCTGGAAAATCGCCGGGCCCCGCTAAACAGATACCGACCCATAAACGGAGGGGAAATTCAAGCACTGGAGGGGaactttttttccctcttttttttttgtccgTCCTTCGTTGACTCAATGCGGCAGTTCTGTTTGCGCCCAGGGCGGTGAGTGAGTCACCGTCAGTTCACAGATGATCACCTGATTCAGTTACACCCTAACCCTATTTGGGTATACGTCTCATCTTCCTTTGACGTCACCATGCTGGAACATCAACACCTGGCCTTGACCGTGTTTCCATCATGCATCTCTTTGCCATGTACATATACCAGGCACCCACTATGTGCATCCATGTTTCTTTATACTCAGATTCACTGCCGCCATAACAATGGGTCGTCGTCGCCAGCAAGCCCTTGCCAAAAGTATACAATTCGCGCTCTTCCGAGATCCCAAGACCTTCCGCAAGACCTTGATTGGACGGATCATTGCATTCTTCAGCATATTTTACCTAAAGCTTCTTCGATATGAGCCAGATGTGTTCCGAAAGCTGCGAAATGAGATCTGGGAGATCTCGGAGGAGCAATATAGAGCCTGCTTCTTGAGTGGAAAAGACAAGGCGCTTCCTCTACTCCCGATGGGAGATCTGGGCTTTTCTGGATCCGTATGCCCCATAAGCCCATGACAAGGTTTCCTTAGAAGGGATAGATCGCGGTACTAACTCACCTTAGACATTCTTCAGCACATCCAACTCCGCATTCCTCGTCAAGAGCCTCCCCCGCCATTTCGAACATTCCTTCTTCCGCAATGACCTCTTTCAACCCTACTATGAATACATAACTAGTCACCCCGACTCCATCCTTGTTTGGATTACGGATTACATCTATGCAGCGTACACATCACTGGGAACCCTCGTGAAAACAACCCCAGCGCACCACATTATCATGGAGAACATGCTATGcgggaaggagaaggatcCAGCCGCTGAGAAGTGGGAGACCTACGACCTGAAACCAATTGACTATTTCTTTCCCGAGCGGGATCTAGTCCCCGATCCACTCGTCAGCCAAGAAACTTTGAGTCGACTGGCAGACGAGTTTCCAGATAAGATTCGGCTGACTCAATCGGACTATGACGATATGAAGCGGATGATAGAGGCCGACACGGCATTTCTTGCGTCGGCGAATGCGGTGGATTACTCCTTGTTTCTGGTTCGCTTTCCGGCCTCCTCCAACCCCGATGTCATTGGGAAAAAGAGTAAGTGGCGTATTGGGTTAGCGTCCACGGATGGAAAGTGGAAGTATCGTGCGGTGCTGTTGGATTTCTTCTGGGCCAAACATAAGTTGCATGCACAGGCGATGACGGGAGTCATTCAGACGTTCAATGTCATCGGCCGTCAAGGGCCAATGACCATTACCACGACGGCTGATGAGTATCGGGAGAAGTTCCTGGCTTTGATGGATTCCATCATGGAGGTTTATGAACCTTGAAGTCACTCCTCAGATTGCTCAGATTACTCGATCTGCCTACCTGTGTAAGGACAATAAGTCATCGTCTGATTCTTCAAATCATTGTTAGGACAACAGATCTGGCCCACGGTGCATGAATAGACTTCCCATAGGGATCAGGTAGTATTTGAAAGGAAGTCGcatttattataattcttcGAATCCATCATATCGCATTTTTACATGGGCCCGTACAGGTGTATTGTAACGCTGAAGCTCtgcaaaagaaacaacaagaaaagtgAGATCGTTTCAAATTCTAGGTATCGTGCGTACTTAAATGGTAGTGAGAACTGCTAGACTGAGCACTTCATCTAAATCTATCGTCCCGACATGGTAAGGGATTTTTTCCGggtccaacaccaacataGCATGGCATATCTCGAACATGAGTCTCCGCACATTGACCCGAGCTAACGTCGCAACGGGAAGACGCGCATTTTATCCGTTATATAAGCTATCAAGCACAAACAGGCAGAAATTCTTAGAAGCAGAACACCTGGTCCTCGAGCTTGCTGACAGGGCGAGCCTTGGTGTATCCAAGAGACTCGGTCGCCTTCTTCATGGCGCTGATCATGGGAGGGGGGCCGCACAGCATGATCTTGATGTCCTGGGCCGGAGCAGGGAGGCGCTCCTTGATCATGTCAGGAGTAACGaatccaacaccaccggTCCAGCCCTCAGGGGGGTTGTTAAGCACATAGTAGACACGGAAGCCGTCATCCTCCTTGACGAGCTGctccagttcttccttcaGCAGGATATCCTCGGGGTTGACGTTGGCAAAGATCAGGTCCACCTGGGTGGTGTCATTACCACCGTTGCGGGGGCGGTTGCGGatgatggccttgatgaTCTGCAGCATGGGGGTGATACCGGTTCCTCCGGCGATCATACCAATGTGACGGCACATGTTCGGGGTGTACACCATGGCACCCTTGGGGCCGCGCACCTTCATGTTGTCGCCGATCTTCAGGGTGGTCAGGTACTTGGAGATGTTACCCTGAGGGTAGGCCTTGACGAGGAGATCAAAGTATCCAGCCTCATTGTCGGAGGAGATGGGGGTGTAAGAGCGCACAACCTCCTTGGGCTGGCCTTCAATGGTAGCGGCGAGAGAGATGTGTTGACCGATGGGCAGACCCAAGATGTCGGTGGGGCGAGGCAGGGCAAAGCGATAGATAGCGACGTTGTGAGAgatctcattcttctccttcaagaCAAAGTTCTGGAACTCGGTAGGGTTCAGGACCTTTCTGGGTTCTGGTTCAATCACGCGGTCAGCACGATCATATGATGCGAATTGAGGTATCGCCGAGGTTTCCGAAGAAAGAcatactaccactaccaccgaGAAACTTCGCGCCGACCAAGACAGCGAAAATGGCTGTGCCAACCACCAGGAGGGCGGAGGTCAAGTTCTCCGAAGCAAAGGCACTGTGGATGGCGGCCAAAGTTAGTCATTGCGCATTAAGCGACCGCCGGGGAACTGGACACAAACCTCATGTTGACAATTCCTCCAGCAATCCCTGGGTATTGGAATAGTAAGAGATACAAATGTCGAGAAGGGAGGACAAAGATGGGGGAGAGagtgaggagggagaagagggaaaagacgCGGAAGATAACAAAATAGCGGAAAGATTTAGGATGGGTCGCCGTACGGGGCCGTTACCGGCGAGGTACCCGAGGCAGGCACAATAGATCGGCAGATCatcgttttctttgttcgaTGGGTACGGTAACTTTACGGTATTGTTGACTGATCGGTTGAACTTCTCACAGGGAAATCACGGGGAGACAAGCAGTGTTGACGCCGAGGGCTCGGACAGTCATGTGTGCGGGGATCTCTCATATATTCCTAGTAATCGACATGTAATTGCCTCAAGAAGACCATTCACCATCTTCCAATGGCTTCTAATTCGGGGACACGGTACAAGAGAGTCACGCTGAATGTAGCCTGCGGTGTAAGATGGATACATTTGATCATGGTCTGATCTAAGTAAGCATATACAGTCATACGAGTCCACCCATCATAGTCCAAGAACCAATCCGAGTAGAACAATCAAGTCCCTGTTGGgggcttttgcttttctgggGTAAAGATTCCCGATGCCAATAACCCATGTATGCCTCAGGTTACCTTCGAATGGAGACTTTTactcttcttgcccttcccGATCCAGAATTCCGATCCGTCCCTCCAAATTCTTTGCGTTCCATAGAC
This window harbors:
- a CDS encoding NADH-cytochrome b5 reductase 1; protein product: MSAFASENLTSALLVVGTAIFAVLVGAKFLGGSGKPRKVLNPTEFQNFVLKEKNEISHNVAIYRFALPRPTDILGLPIGQHISLAATIEGQPKEVVRSYTPISSDNEAGYFDLLVKAYPQGNISKYLTTLKIGDNMKVRGPKGAMVYTPNMCRHIGMIAGGTGITPMLQIIKAIIRNRPRNGGNDTTQVDLIFANVNPEDILLKEELEQLVKEDDGFRVYYVLNNPPEGWTGGVGFVTPDMIKERLPAPAQDIKIMLCGPPPMISAMKKATESLGYTKARPVSKLEDQVFCF